The Candidatus Poribacteria bacterium genome window below encodes:
- a CDS encoding VOC family protein: MGNPVVHFEISGRDGESLSEFYGSLFGWNINANTHGIYSVDPESENGVDGHIFSTTDDMCSDNGVTIYIQVDDLQASLEKVENCGGQTLVPPRPIPSGMGSFALFLDPSGNCIGLYQPKV; this comes from the coding sequence ATGGGAAATCCAGTCGTACATTTTGAAATATCGGGGAGGGACGGTGAATCGCTAAGCGAGTTTTACGGTTCCTTGTTCGGTTGGAATATTAACGCGAATACGCACGGTATCTATAGCGTGGACCCAGAATCAGAGAACGGCGTAGATGGACACATATTTTCGACGACTGACGATATGTGTTCGGATAACGGTGTCACGATTTACATTCAAGTTGACGACCTTCAGGCATCGCTTGAGAAGGTAGAAAACTGTGGTGGGCAAACTCTTGTGCCGCCTCGTCCTATTCCGAGCGGTATGGGCTCCTTCGCGTTATTCCTCGATCCAAGTGGGAACTGCATCGGTTTGTATCAACCTAAGGTGTGA
- a CDS encoding VOC family protein translates to MGNPVVHFEIAGKNGESLSEFYCSLFDWNSNGNVNGVYGLDPASENEVCGHILPTTDDMPSNFVTIYVQVDDLQTSLEKAESLGGKICMPPQVILGGDMGSFAMFFDPSGNCVGLYQSKA, encoded by the coding sequence ATGGGAAATCCAGTTGTCCATTTTGAAATAGCCGGTAAGAATGGTGAATCATTGAGCGAGTTTTATTGTTCGCTGTTTGATTGGAATTCTAACGGTAATGTTAATGGCGTTTATGGGTTGGATCCAGCATCGGAGAATGAAGTATGCGGACACATACTTCCGACAACCGACGATATGCCGTCTAACTTTGTTACGATTTATGTGCAGGTTGATGATCTTCAGACATCGCTTGAAAAGGCAGAAAGTCTCGGCGGCAAAATCTGTATGCCTCCTCAGGTTATTCTGGGGGGAGACATGGGTTCCTTTGCCATGTTCTTTGACCCGAGTGGCAATTGTGTTGGTTTGTATCAATCTAAGGCGTAA